Proteins co-encoded in one Plasmodium reichenowi strain SY57 chromosome 10, whole genome shotgun sequence genomic window:
- a CDS encoding 50S ribosomal protein L22, mitochondrial, putative, producing the protein MMNKSCFSKYIVGKRCGKDVCIYGSYINKRLINTNVQLRNPYYRKKGFWEWRRRIIHRYNEKRYIRKGIKPKFVNNNKKEENPIKNKNDDVYWTFKVYQLKISLRNLHNLGRLIKGLHLEDAIVFLESIPQIRINNILNSLLTSRERIINNFNGDISRLYIDNVQIHYNTPMKYIKYHAMGHFGLVKSYRNIFTYTIKQMNIEEFYHKLFIRGNVPRTLSHFMRLYLKQKRINTNNLIEWYPYICANSRYYFRQKLNYLNNIYQFNYYKSRHIWIQNYFNNIERRNRELQQQRGIITEH; encoded by the coding sequence ATGATGAACAAATCATGTTTTAGTAAATACATTGTAGGTAAACGTTGTGGAAAGGACGTTTGCATATATGGGagttatataaataaaaggTTGATAAACACGAATGTTCAACTTCGTAATCCTTATTATAGGAAGAAAGGATTTTGGGAATGGAGAAGAAGGATTATTCATCGATATAATGAGAAACGATATATAAGAAAAGGTATTAAACCTAAatttgtaaataataataagaaagaagaaaatCCAATTAAGAATAAGAATGATGATGTATATTGGACGTTCAAAGTTTATCAGCTAAAAATAAGTTTACGTAATTTACATAACTTGGGTAGATTAATTAAAGGATTACATTTAGAAGATGCAATTGTATTTTTAGAATCCATTCCACAAATaagaattaataatatattaaattcaTTATTAACTTCTAGAgaaagaataataaataatttcaATGGTGATATCTCTAGATTATATATCGATAATGTACAGATACATTACAATACACctatgaaatatattaaatatcATGCTATGGGTCATTTTGGACTTGTTAAAAgttatagaaatatatttacttatactataaaacaaatgaatatagaagaattttatcataaattatttatcaGAGGTAATGTACCAAGAACTTTATCACATTTTATGAGATTATActtaaaacaaaaaagaattaataCTAATAACTTAATTGAATGGTATCCATATATATGCGCGAACTCTAGATACTACTTTAgacaaaaattaaattatttaaataatatctaccaatttaattattataaatcTAGACACATATGGatacaaaattattttaacaACATAGAGCGCAGAAACAGAGAATTGCAACAGCAAAGGGGCATAATCACGGAACATTAA